A genomic window from Zootoca vivipara chromosome Z, rZooViv1.1, whole genome shotgun sequence includes:
- the LOC118084093 gene encoding uncharacterized protein LOC118084093, whose product MTRNMEGTQEFSSVPKVQLQQKYWVTEDSKTKLLTVGAKCLEIVSHREHYYDTTSDDLAMAQLWLSQRNKQWHLILESQEQMSRDNIANQNKPENIQHAKPTVYEEKQQTQFEPNNQNDQQLDLIETDSTSTCAAAGSAYTELVEEREIITHLADFLNIDLKFEEEANMTMEDFLQKAGIQHYESNHVINQITYKLCDQYTIIIQKDESSLKESATILLDMDILNICKGFEEMEKLANYLEFEHPALQSEQELLV is encoded by the coding sequence GAACATGGAAGGAACACAAGAATTCTCCTCAGTCCCAAAAGTCCAACTTCAACAGAAATATTGGGTAACAGAAGATAGTAAAACTAAACTGCTGACAGTTGGTGCCAAATGTTTGGAGATAGTCAGTCACAGAGAACATTATTACGATACTACTTCGGATGACCTAGCAATGGCTCAGTTATGGCTtagtcaaagaaataaacaatggcATCTTATACTAGAATCTCAGGAGCAGATGTCTAGAGATAATATTGCAAATCAGAACAAACCAGAAAATATTCAGCATGCTAAACCTACTGTCTATGAAGAAAAGCAGCAAACACAATTTGAGCCTAACAATCAAAATGATCAGCAACTTGATTTGATTGAAACAGATAGTACGTCTACAtgtgcagcagccggttctgcaTATACTGAACTAGtcgaagagagagagataattacACATCTGGCAGACTTTCTTAACATAGATTTGAAATTTGAGGAAGAAGCAAACATGACAATGGAAGACTTTCTGCAGAAGGCTGGTATCCAGCATTATGAAAGCAATCATGTTATTAATCAAATAACATATAAACTGTGTGACCAGTACACAATTATAATTCAAAAGGATGAAAGCTCTTTGAAGGAGTCTGCAACTATATTGTTAGATAtggatattttaaatatttgcaaaggCTTTGAAGAAATGGAAAAATTAGCGAATTACCTGGAATTTGAACATCCAGCACTTCAAAGTGAACAGGAACTGCTCGTGTAA